The DNA window AAATTCTAAACCAAATTATTTTCACGAACAATCGTTATGGCAGGTTCTTATGGTCAAAGTTTTTCTAGTTTCGGGAAGCTTGCTTTTTTATGGGACTAACACTCACTGCTTCCCCCGTTTAAGTATGTCAATTATTAGTTTTGGCTTCGGTTACGAAATAAATACAACAGGACCTAAATTATCGCAGTTTTTTCAGATTTGCGTCAGTCACAGGAATAAAAATTCGAATAAGGAATCTCAGTGTGGGTCGTCAGTTTTGTAAGGATGCAGCTTACTAAGGCGTCCGAACGCAAACACCCTTGAAGTGGAAGTACGttgtaaatgttttaaaaaagaaGACTGGAAAAATTCTTATCTATGTATAGCGTATCTATAATAACACGTAAATTACGAACTAAATGCAAAAGTGCTAACGAAATATCAAACACACGCActaaattagtttaaaaaacaaacaaaaaaaacgataaACTTATAAGTGTTTTTTGGTATGCTTACTGATAAATGTTTCTCGAAAAGCTTTTTCTGCAAATGCTACCGTTCACTAGAAAGATTCCGCTTACTTATGAGACATGTATTACTGTTTTTGGGCACACTTTTGACAGTTGCAATACTGATTGACATTATTTCTTTCACCGCTATTAGTGCCCTGTGTAACATGTACAGGCGGTAAACAAATCACACTAGTGAAGTGTAAACACAATAGTTGCTAGTTTGCCTAAATCGTTTTGAGCTGCGCAATTGGAACCAACATGCTTTAGGGGCCTGCGCAATCTGGATACAAATCTCCCAAAGAAAAATTTCGGTGAGTTGGTTGGAAAGATTCGTCGCTCAACTTTTTCCATTGcaaatattttcgtttttttttggctGATTTCACGTTATTGCCTCAACAATATGACCCGATATAGCTGATGGAGGGCGACTTAGCGTACTGTTCTGGTAAGGAAATTGGCTTCCAGTACCACCAGTTGTAGATGACTAAAATAGAATTGGTTGTTTTAGACAAGTTTCACTGCTGGAACACATACACTGGACTTATACTCACGCCCATAGCTAGCCGGTAATCGTACCGATAACGTTCGGCAGACATGCCTGCACTCTTGCGTAGGTCGCAAGAGAAACGTCCTACTGCCGTAACCCTGAATCACAAACATGTTCGCACACTCGGCGTCCGGAATCCGATAGGGTGCCGCCTGTGGTGTATCCACTATCAGGTATCGCTCCAAACTCACCCCGGTCGGTGGAAGTCGTGCAGGTCGGGGAAAAAGTGCCCTCAAAAGCCTTGCCGGAGCCATCCGGTTACAGCGCCACACGCTGTGACTCTCCACCTGATGGCTGGCGTTCATAAATTGCTTGAACAGATCATCCAAGTTGCTGATGTGCTCGTGTGTCGAATGGATTTTGTACGCATCCTTGGTGAAAATGGCACGATGCTGCTCGTACAGCGTTTGCAGCCGATGGATGTCGACTAGTTCTTTCTGAGTCTGCTGGAACAAGCAAAAGAATAGTAACAGGAAATAGTAACTAATCACAACTCACCTTAAAAATATACGGATAATTGACGGCGACATGGTCGACGTTGGTAAAATCCAGTACGTTGGCAACGTCCGCACAGGGATCACAGTTTAGGTTTTCCACTTGGAAATAGGGATTTGTCAGCAGACAGCTCTCGTCGTAGTACTCCGTCAGCGACGGATAACtagcgattattggcaccgtaACCTTCCTCCAAACCCGCATTCCCGGATAGATAAAACTCTGTATGTTGCGCAAGACTACCGTCGACACTTCATGTTTGTAGGAAAATATGATGAACAGCGTCAGCAGCACGAATATGAAGTTTATAATCTTCTTCTTCCGGTCGATAACCGTCTTGAGCAGAATCCGACTGGTATTCTTGTCGAATATGTAATTGATAATGTTATTGTTGTGGAAATAGTGCCGAACCAGATAGTTGTTGAATTCGGATTCACTGATGCGGCCCCGCAACGCAGCCAGCCGTTTCAGCTGATCCAGCTGTTCGATGTACTTCCGGATAATCTCGTTCTTGTCCTGCAGCTCGCCGAAGCTGGCCGTGTCCAGCCCGTCCATTCCACTGCGCCGTGAAAGAAAAGAAGGTACTACACCCTCTTCCTCTGTCGTTTGCGAGCGTCTGCAAGGCAGCAGCGGATGATGTTTTACTTGCCTGCAAGCACGGAACGCAATTTGCAGCGGATGTTTGGCGGTGATGGCGTCGATGAGACTGATTTCACGATTATTTTTAGCATCTGCAGGGAATTGTTTGTGCGGGCGTTtgcaatttttcacttttttcgttttatcaaTGCGAATTCTTTGGAGATAAACATTTGTTTGACGTTTGGGGTAGTGTTTTTTCCCCAAAGGGGCTAACCGAGTAATGAGAATAGACACATTTACGATAGACCGGCGAATTGAGGGCAAGTGATACGAACCCGAATAAAAATTCATAACGAAATTACATCGATTTTCATTGTTACATCACATAGAAAAACGTTGAAAAAGAATGAGACCTGTTGAATAATGTACAAAGAAAATACAATCAAATTTGTTATTTCTACATTTAATTTCATTGTAAAATCGAGATTTACATCGAAAAAAGGTCATTAAGGGATGTAAccatgaaaaaatcgattttttccatgCATTCGGTTACTAATTAAAACGATTTAcaatcactgagaactgacatataagtaaagttttcaacttgtgtaagaaattaaactgtcgctttgaaatgacaacagcaagtagcaatttGCCgttggtcggcgcttcgatcggtcagcaatcgctatacgggacttgtatgcaaatttggatacaatggtgactcacgcatgcatgtacctgtatgcgatggggattttcaacgtattttgatttaaatgtttacacaggtttttcggcaaagtttgttctagcttatatgtctgttctctgtgattaaaGTGACCAAACGTCCTGAATTAGGCGGGACATACCCAGATTCAAAAGTCTTGTTTTGCATGACCAAGCGTCCCGGTATGTGTTCCGCATTTCCCAACATGTTCATTTTTATTCCAACAAACTAATAttgtacatacacacacaaaaaaatattggtatgTGTTCCACTctaagcaaaaaacaaccaatgcctactattaggttgaaagtaaaacttaaattaatcaagagtaacaatcaaaataagttttattttcaaactaagagtatgcttGTATGATATTGTAGAAATGGCTGTTAACAATAATAACTGTTTTAAATGGAATGTTTCCGCTATCAATTCCGATGTTCCGTTATATccgggaaaataatttttaccaagCGGATCTGCAAAATTTAAGAGAAAATATATTCTTCCATTTCACTTATCCTAATCTTTTTGGACAAAAGATTGATCAACGACATGTCAATCTCGAACTGGTCTGACGATTGTTAAAGTAAATTAGGCATGAGAATGGTCTCCAGGGCCAGAAACGTTATTTCGTCGAGTAACCTAAGAAGCAGTATATATTCCGCAGAAGCTTTAACTGGTACTACTCCTAGGGGCAGATCTACGAAATGGAATGTATACGAAATTTgcattcaatttaaaaaaaatcatttcattcccatttttgcatcaacaaACGTCTTACGCTGATCTACTGTGTTCGATGCTTTGTGGGATGTAGAGCTAGTTTCTTGCCAGGCCTTGGCATCTTCCACGCAACACAAAATACAGTTATCTGCCCCTAGTACTGCTCGCTTTTCAAATAATGACAACTTCCAGACGTACGGATCAATAGATGAACGACGTGGCGGAATTTGAGGAATCGTCTTGCGATGCAAACCGAAATAATGAACTATTACCAAAACATGCGAGAGCTACgtattttttctgatattttccGTTTCTTGCGTCCTCGACAACCACCATATCCTGGACTGATAAGTTTAGAGGATATCCCAGAGGATCTCTGTCTCGAGTTTCATTGAGCTGCTTCCTTGGGACTTTTTTCCGATTACCTGGTACGAATCTCTTATCCCTTGAGGATTTCTTTCCGAGACCCGGAAGGGAAATCGGTCTAAATCCCGAGCTGCTGGTCTGACCAAGGGCAGGCGGCAGGGCGTGCGCGAAAAGTCTTTTTTGGGTCCTCATGTCCCAGGGTCATTGTAGAGGTGTTCGGACTTTGTTAACCTTCCGGtactcgcgctagtgcactgagtgcacgctgctccaaaatgctagcgaaatcgtcttcaAGCATCATTGGCTgatcgttcagtgggccatatgcgCGAATTCCGGAGGATTAATAACGAGATTAGGAGGTTAGTTTTGAACGTTCTATTACTCATTCTCAAACACAAGATGACAATGACTTTAATGGTTGATGGTGGAGCACGGCGGTGGCTGTGACGATGGTGAAACGGGTCGACGGCGACGGAATGGTATTCGGTCACAGACGGTTGAGTGACTTTGGTTTCTGTAGAGCTGGCAAATTGCTGCAGCAGACGGTTTACCGTCACCGTAGTACGCGATCGGGCAATGCGTGAGCCTACTTTGGGTAGTGGATGGTTCCCTCACGGTCTTGAAAATCACGACCACGAGGCGTGCCGATTTCTCCAGAGGTActaataccacagactaacagacataacactcgagaACAATTCTTCGCTCGCTTtgacggtcattttaaatatacttttagttgggactgtggccgcaGTTGAGATTATGGCACCACTGATatatgcgcaagtatacggaggatagaccactagtgaaaaattgctcccgagcctgagggataacccttttgcaaatgagtggttgggaccgtgtatagaaggtggagctagtgttatAGTGAAATTGGCGATTCGATATTTTTTGAACGAATTtactcatagtgttatgtctgttagtctgtgctaataCCTGGCACCTTGAGGATTTCCTGGACAGTCTACCGCGGTCCGCAGACCGCCTTATCCTTGGCGATTAGAAGATGGAAGTTGTGGTGGCTTTTACAACCAGGATCTGCAATGACGGTCTCCTTTACGTGTTAGCCATTCCGACACAAGGTACGATTAAGGCGTGAGGTCTCATTATTCGATCTTGACTAAACTGCACGTTTATCAGTGAAGTGACCAGAGCAATCAACCTTTCTAGCCATCCATAGTAGGCACTTAGTGCCAAACTTTGACTTTATTGGTAAAACGATGCCTTAGCTTCCTCGGTCTAGATATCAGAGAGCTCCGTGTAGTTCTTTTGGATCCAACTAGCCTTCGATCCTCCCTTTTCAGTCATGTTCCCCTATTCAGCATCCGGTCCACTCTTCTAATTTTCCTGTAATCTCATTTTCTCATTCCCCAAAAACCACTTGTTGGGGTTTCAAATTTTGCTTCCCCCAACAATTCCATCGCAGTGAGTGAATAGGGTTTTAAATCCCTTTCATCCCTTTTCTCGTGATCATCTTAGGAAATTGTAGCATTTCATGGTTAAAACTTGCATCGGCATTACTTCAGCTTGCCATATAGTTCTGCGTTCGGAAGGTATTCACTGTGCCGTTGAATATTTTACTGTCGTAATTAATCTCCACATGGCCGAATATGTTTCTCTGCGAAGACTAGTTTGCGAGCTATTTTAAGGCAATGCACACTTATGAGTAATATCTAAGGCATTTTTTATTAGATTCGCCTCTTAAATATCTAAGGCATTTCGTATGTATATACACGTTGCCGCAATAATTATCTATCATAGAAAAAACAAATGCTACTCCATTCGAACACAAACAAACCTACGCAATAATCCTCGActatttagaaaatatgtgaACACTACGCGAAAGGAGGATGATATGATGCTGAATGAACAAACTGCTAGTTTATATGTCGATCCAATATCGTACGCTTGTAGAACCTTGTACCACACCTTTAAATATCCATCCTTTGAGAAGCTTCACGGTCAACAGCTCACAAgattatacagtcgtgattcgcttgttgggccacagccttgtccaactaatcAATCAGCAATTAGAAAACGAAAACATTCAGTTGCTTCTGATTTTGGCGGCATATTTTCATGTGTTCTCAAAAAATGTGCTGAAGCGTTAATTTTTGCGTTGGCAATTCTGATGAGCAGTTCTTTCAGGCAGTGCCGTTATGTCTCAAGCTGTAAAATGTCAATTTTGTTTCCTGTGTTCTAAAACGATGGTTGGGAAATGTCTGACATAATCGGGCtgttaattcaaatctaatgatatttaATGAAATCACGTTGAAGAGGgcaattttcaaattattcttttagCTAGTCGTGGTGGTTTTGAAAAGAAGATTTAATGTTGGCGGTGGTTCTAATATACTGGATTCGAAGATCGTTGGATTCTGCTGTCTTCTGTTCGAGCTCACCTGTGGTTAATGAATGCGATTCTACACAAATCATGgtatacattttcaaatttcaattcttCTGAATGGTTTGATAGCGCTGATTAGGGTGTTTACTAAAGACAATATTTTCCGGGTGGAACATATTCTTTTCCAATTAAAGCCACGGCTAGCAACTAATGAAGGCAATTCATGGAGTCGGCCGCATCCTTTTAATCGTGTTTCTGTCCGATCTTGATACAGCCTCCCGTAAAGAGAGCACCTGATAAGCTTGAATACATCTGATTTCACAACAATTTCAGTTCAAGATTTACGGCTTgatgcatgaaattagcgggaaccaatcacGAACGAGCTTCGGTCGGATTATTTCAAATCGAGGTTTCCGTTGTGTATGCCACTTTCCAACAatcggaaataaaaataatggcCTCTGCTAGTAAGACGGAACGACAGCTATCTCCATAATCTGGTGTCTGTATCCACCAACATGGATAACCAGAATTGtaacaattcaaagaaaattcgttcgttaTGCACTGTGTCGTcttcagtttaaaaaaaaaacactgtcAGTCTTTCGCAATACGAAGAGCGCTGTAAATTATAAGATCTGTTTACGCTCGAAAAGACATCAGCAACCCAAGCTGCTTGGTTTCTAAAATTCTTGTTAAAAATTGAGGGAACTTTATATCCAAGCACCTAAGCACCTAACCTAAGCTCTGAAAACTCAGGAACGCTTCGTATGGTTATCGTGATGTTATTCACTGAATCTCTGCCACTTTCAACTAACTGATCGCTGATATGGGACCAAAATTAGATTCCTGCTGCGAGCAAATTTTTGGGTTACATTTGGGTCCTAAAACAatcgtgcaaattcttagctcgatcggtgaaactatattgtTGCGCCCATGGTTTCCATGAgaatttgtatgggaaaattgattttcacaaaatgatTGCTCCAGAAGTCTCACATtaccttctaaaaataaatcgatgtggttttattgggaatttaaacAGTGAAAAAATGACTCGAAGACTGCGAAACGAACTGAGGCTTgtggaaaaaattattaagcagaaaccgattgatgctttgacaattgataaaatatttattttttctagtacCACAGCTGTAGGCTTTCCAATCATATGCAATGTTCTTTGACATTCTGTTATTGAGTCCAAATCAATATTATGAGTTGTTTGGTCACTTCACAATAGTTTTTGGGAATAAATGAGACTTCTTTTGTCCTCAATAAGAGAAAGTTTAGAATTTtctatataattcgaccgtcagcagcagtgatgctatgaaattAGAACgttttatcaatcgtcaaagcatcaatcggtttctgcttaataactttttgcaCAAGCGTCTGATCGTTTCGCAGTCTTCGAGACATTGTTTCACTgtttaaattcccaataaaaccacatcgatttatttttagaaggtaATGTGAGACTTCTGGAGGAatcattttgtgaaaatcaattttcccatacaaattcTCATGTAAAGTTTAAACCATGGGCGCAacaatatagtttcaccgatcgagctaaaaattttcacGATTGTTTTGGGTCCCACTAAAACCACATATCGGTTCATTTTTAGGAGGGATTGGGAGACTCctagaggaattattttgtgaaagtcaaattccccatacgaaatctcatgcaaacttcaaaccatgggcgcaaaaatTTAGTtacaccgatcgagctaagtaTTTGCACGATTGTTTTAGGACCTAAATgtaacccaaaaagttgctcggagcaaaatttattttttttaatataaccgtgtcccactctacCGCACAAAGCCCGTGTGTTCGGGGTCAACCACGAACTTGACAACCCCTTGCAGGTTCTCTGTCGACATGTGGC is part of the Topomyia yanbarensis strain Yona2022 chromosome 1, ASM3024719v1, whole genome shotgun sequence genome and encodes:
- the LOC131689390 gene encoding uncharacterized protein LOC131689390, yielding MDGLDTASFGELQDKNEIIRKYIEQLDQLKRLAALRGRISESEFNNYLVRHYFHNNNIINYIFDKNTSRILLKTVIDRKKKIINFIFVLLTLFIIFSYKHEVSTVVLRNIQSFIYPGMRVWRKVTVPIIASYPSLTEYYDESCLLTNPYFQVENLNCDPCADVANVLDFTNVDHVAVNYPYIFKTQKELVDIHRLQTLYEQHRAIFTKDAYKIHSTHEHISNLDDLFKQFMNASHQVESHSVWRCNRMAPARLLRALFPRPARLPPTGVSLERYLIVDTPQAAPYRIPDAECANMFVIQGYGSRTFLLRPTQECRHVCRTLSVRLPASYGLIYNWWYWKPISLPEQYAKSPSISYIGSYC